The following proteins are co-located in the Bacillota bacterium genome:
- a CDS encoding PLP-dependent aminotransferase family protein: protein VPLNQNGPDLDALEQILTTVRPRFFYLMPAFQNPTGIVYNKDAKKGLLQLAARFRLTVLEDDYLRELSFNEVDLTPLAALAPPEVPVIYLKSFSKVLLPGLRLAFLAVPPAMAQEVLTAKHASDIFTSGLFQRVFELLMREGVWEQQLAKVRRLYKKRHRALSTALRQQLPSAIDFNPPPGGLNFWLRLPAGHNAFDLYREALQEGVVIAPGSAFTAAGGPSPYFRLTYASCSPEEIERGVTLLSTAVRRLLGELPRPDYMPFV from the coding sequence GCGTGCCCTTGAACCAAAATGGGCCTGATCTCGATGCCCTGGAGCAGATTCTAACTACTGTCCGGCCTCGTTTTTTCTACCTTATGCCTGCCTTTCAAAATCCAACTGGTATTGTCTATAATAAGGACGCAAAAAAAGGGCTCCTGCAATTGGCAGCCCGTTTTCGCCTAACCGTTTTGGAAGATGATTATTTGCGGGAGCTTAGTTTCAATGAAGTGGATCTTACCCCGTTGGCCGCTCTGGCTCCACCTGAAGTACCGGTTATATATCTGAAAAGCTTCTCCAAAGTGCTTCTTCCCGGTTTGAGACTGGCCTTCTTGGCAGTACCACCGGCTATGGCCCAGGAAGTTCTCACAGCTAAGCACGCATCCGACATCTTTACCTCCGGTCTTTTTCAACGTGTCTTTGAGCTCCTAATGCGTGAAGGTGTCTGGGAACAGCAATTGGCCAAAGTACGTCGTCTGTATAAAAAACGCCACCGAGCCCTAAGCACTGCGTTGCGGCAACAACTGCCATCGGCAATAGACTTTAACCCTCCGCCCGGCGGGCTAAACTTCTGGCTCCGACTACCCGCTGGACATAATGCTTTCGATCTTTACCGGGAAGCACTACAGGAAGGAGTAGTCATCGCCCCCGGCTCTGCCTTTACAGCTGCCGGTGGGCCTTCTCCTTACTTTCGCCTTACGTATGCTTCCTGTTCACCGGAGGAAATTGAACGTGGCGTTACCCTGCTAAGTACCGCTGTTCGGCGACTGCTAGGCGAATTGCCACGGCCTGATTATATGCCCTTTGTTTAA
- a CDS encoding aminoacyl-tRNA hydrolase, with the protein MKLVVGLGNPGREYEETRHNAGFLVLDYLAREEGLTFTRSKFQALLARGSIAGTDVLLVKPLTYMNLSGLAVAGLLRWYKLDSRHDLLVVSDDLDLPLGRLRVRMRGSHGGQRGLLSIINELGSAEFTRLRLGIGRPGESEDAKEHVLSTFDPQEEPMLDEVILAAADAVRTWLSQGPIETMNRFNGFDARPETELTDR; encoded by the coding sequence ATGAAACTAGTGGTGGGGCTTGGCAATCCTGGCCGGGAATACGAAGAGACCAGGCACAACGCCGGCTTCTTGGTGCTGGACTATCTGGCCCGGGAAGAGGGCCTCACCTTTACTCGCTCCAAATTTCAGGCGCTACTGGCTCGAGGCTCGATCGCCGGTACAGATGTGCTGTTGGTGAAGCCATTGACTTACATGAATCTCAGTGGACTGGCAGTGGCCGGTCTTCTGCGTTGGTACAAACTAGATTCACGGCACGACTTGCTGGTGGTGTCCGATGATTTAGATTTGCCGCTGGGACGCTTGCGAGTTCGCATGCGCGGGAGCCATGGGGGCCAGCGCGGGTTACTGTCTATCATCAACGAACTGGGATCGGCAGAATTTACCCGATTAAGGCTGGGAATCGGGCGCCCAGGCGAGAGCGAGGACGCCAAGGAGCATGTCCTTTCTACTTTTGACCCGCAAGAAGAACCCATGCTGGACGAAGTTATTTTGGCGGCAGCTGACGCTGTGCGCACCTGGCTGAGCCAGGGTCCCATTGAGACCATGAACCGCTTCAACGGTTTTGATGCCCGACCGGAAACCGAATTGACCGACCGATAA
- a CDS encoding 50S ribosomal protein L25, whose translation MAEVVAKIRDKTGTGPSRAYRQANLVPAVLYGEGVEAPVHLLVDKLELERLLGAHGLGSIVTVKVPDQADYPAMVKDVQYHPVRGQVIHADFQGISLTKTLRTVVPIVLHGTPHGVDEGGTVQHQLRELEVECLPQDLPDHIVAEVSDLGLTESLFVRDLAVPEKVEILTDRDEVIVTVLAPRPEEEEEEVEEEAVDEGVAVPEAEAEKAADKDEE comes from the coding sequence ATGGCTGAAGTAGTGGCTAAGATTCGTGACAAAACCGGTACCGGCCCCAGTCGAGCTTATCGTCAGGCCAATTTAGTACCGGCTGTATTGTACGGTGAAGGGGTAGAGGCACCGGTTCATCTATTGGTGGATAAGTTGGAACTGGAAAGGCTGCTGGGGGCCCACGGCCTGGGCAGCATTGTTACAGTGAAGGTACCCGATCAAGCGGACTATCCGGCCATGGTGAAAGATGTTCAATACCATCCCGTGCGGGGCCAGGTGATTCATGCCGATTTTCAGGGCATATCCCTGACCAAAACCCTCCGGACAGTGGTGCCCATTGTGTTGCACGGTACGCCCCATGGAGTGGACGAAGGAGGTACTGTTCAGCACCAGTTAAGGGAGCTGGAGGTGGAGTGTCTGCCTCAGGACTTACCGGACCACATTGTGGCCGAAGTAAGCGATCTCGGCCTCACAGAATCCCTTTTTGTCCGGGACCTGGCTGTGCCGGAGAAGGTGGAGATTCTCACCGATAGGGACGAAGTTATAGTTACCGTCTTGGCGCCGCGGCCTGAAGAGGAAGAGGAAGAAGTGGAGGAAGAAGCGGTGGACGAGGGCGTGGCTGTGCCCGAAGCCGAGGCTGAAAAGGCAGCCGACAAGGATGAGGAGTAG
- a CDS encoding ribose-phosphate pyrophosphokinase has translation MLKPDQKRLKVFTGNANPELAREIAAYIGVPLGEAKVSRFSNGEIQVVIDESVRGADIFVVQPTCQPVNENLMELLILMDAFRRASARRITAVIPHYGYARQDRKARGREPVSAKLVANLLATAGAGRVLTMDLHAAQIQGFFDIPVDHLMAGPLIADYFRQKGLTDLTVVSPDIGGVGRARDLAERLHAPIAIVDKRRPAPNVAEVMNVIGKVKGRTVIMMDDIIDTAGTIALSSQALLDYGVKDVYVCCTHGVLSGPAIARLKDAPIKEVVITNTIPLPPEKKIDKTKVLSVAPIFGEAIIRIYEDLSVSELFE, from the coding sequence TTGTTGAAGCCTGATCAGAAGCGGCTGAAGGTTTTTACCGGGAATGCCAATCCCGAGTTGGCCCGGGAGATTGCTGCTTATATTGGGGTGCCGTTGGGAGAAGCTAAGGTAAGTCGTTTTTCCAATGGCGAGATCCAGGTGGTAATCGATGAAAGTGTCCGTGGGGCTGATATATTTGTGGTTCAGCCTACCTGTCAGCCGGTGAACGAGAACTTGATGGAGCTACTAATCCTTATGGATGCGTTTAGGCGAGCATCGGCACGGCGCATAACGGCGGTAATCCCGCATTACGGCTACGCGCGGCAGGACCGCAAAGCCAGAGGCAGGGAGCCGGTCTCAGCCAAATTAGTGGCCAATTTACTGGCTACGGCCGGGGCGGGGCGAGTCCTGACCATGGATCTTCACGCGGCCCAGATTCAAGGCTTCTTTGACATACCGGTGGATCACCTTATGGCTGGACCGCTGATCGCCGATTATTTCCGGCAGAAAGGTCTAACCGACCTGACGGTGGTGTCGCCTGATATCGGCGGGGTTGGGCGGGCGCGAGATTTGGCCGAAAGATTGCATGCGCCGATAGCCATTGTGGATAAACGACGGCCGGCTCCCAACGTGGCCGAAGTGATGAACGTGATCGGTAAAGTAAAGGGACGAACGGTGATTATGATGGACGATATCATCGATACCGCCGGAACCATAGCCTTAAGCAGCCAAGCACTGCTGGACTACGGTGTAAAAGACGTGTATGTTTGCTGCACCCATGGGGTTTTATCCGGGCCGGCTATCGCTAGATTAAAAGATGCACCCATTAAAGAGGTGGTAATTACTAATACAATTCCCCTTCCGCCGGAAAAGAAAATAGATAAAACTAAGGTGTTATCAGTGGCGCCGATTTTCGGTGAAGCCATTATCCGTATCTATGAAGATCTGTCAGTAAGTGAATTGTTTGAGTAA
- the glmU gene encoding bifunctional UDP-N-acetylglucosamine diphosphorylase/glucosamine-1-phosphate N-acetyltransferase GlmU: MSELTAIILAAGKGTRMKSSRPKVLHELCGRPLISYVVDAARAAGAEDVVLVINPDMKAVHELFQDTVKYAYQEEQLGTGHAVQVAMDAVDERTGEILVLCGDTPLLSRELLQDLVAIHRLNQAAATVLTAELPDASGYGRIVRSAAGSIERIVEERDATSAEKAIREINTGSYCFAASTLFSSLEKVGCDNVQGEYYLTDVLPLLQADGGLVQAYLAPEPALTEGINNRVQLAVAEAWLRTQIRKEQMLAGVTIIDPASTFIDATVTIGPDTVIYPFTVLEGQTTIGGGCTIGPSVQIKDSTVKDGACVRYAVVSAAEIGVGADVGPFTHLRPGTVLAENSKAGTFVEIKKSHVGPESKVPHLSYVGDAVLGRRANIGAGTITCNYDGERKHITTIEDDVFIGSNTNLVAPVRIGRGAYTGAGSTITKDVPPGALALERAEQKNIDGWVERRRQKALLRKEEE, from the coding sequence ATGAGTGAGCTTACGGCCATAATCTTGGCCGCCGGCAAAGGTACGCGGATGAAATCTTCCCGGCCCAAAGTTCTGCACGAACTGTGCGGGCGCCCGCTGATTTCCTATGTGGTGGATGCTGCTCGGGCCGCTGGGGCCGAAGATGTGGTGCTGGTTATTAATCCTGATATGAAAGCTGTTCATGAGCTGTTTCAGGATACGGTAAAGTATGCTTATCAAGAAGAACAACTGGGCACCGGCCATGCAGTACAGGTGGCCATGGATGCTGTGGATGAGAGGACAGGCGAGATTCTGGTCCTTTGCGGCGATACGCCTCTCTTGTCCAGAGAATTGCTCCAAGACCTGGTAGCTATCCACCGCTTAAACCAGGCGGCCGCCACCGTACTTACGGCCGAACTACCCGATGCCAGCGGGTATGGACGCATTGTCCGTTCTGCCGCCGGTAGCATCGAGCGCATAGTAGAAGAAAGGGATGCAACTTCGGCCGAAAAAGCCATCCGGGAGATTAACACCGGCAGCTACTGTTTTGCCGCCTCGACCCTATTCTCATCCTTGGAGAAGGTGGGTTGCGACAATGTCCAAGGCGAGTATTACCTGACCGATGTTTTGCCTTTGCTGCAGGCCGACGGTGGTTTGGTGCAGGCCTATCTGGCTCCTGAGCCGGCTTTGACCGAAGGTATCAACAACCGGGTCCAATTGGCCGTGGCTGAAGCTTGGCTGCGGACTCAGATCAGAAAAGAGCAGATGTTGGCCGGAGTCACTATTATAGATCCGGCGTCGACGTTTATTGATGCCACAGTCACTATCGGCCCGGACACAGTGATCTACCCGTTTACCGTACTGGAAGGGCAGACCACCATTGGCGGCGGCTGCACTATTGGACCGTCGGTTCAGATAAAGGACAGCACCGTTAAAGACGGCGCCTGTGTGCGCTACGCTGTAGTAAGCGCAGCAGAGATAGGAGTCGGGGCTGATGTGGGACCCTTTACTCACCTGCGCCCTGGTACGGTGCTGGCAGAAAACAGCAAGGCGGGTACTTTTGTGGAGATTAAGAAGTCCCATGTAGGGCCGGAGAGCAAGGTGCCGCATCTGTCTTACGTAGGCGATGCTGTGTTGGGCCGACGGGCTAATATTGGCGCCGGGACTATCACCTGTAACTACGACGGTGAAAGGAAGCATATTACCACCATTGAGGATGACGTCTTTATCGGCAGCAATACCAACTTAGTGGCCCCGGTGAGAATTGGCCGCGGGGCTTATACGGGAGCGGGCTCCACCATTACAAAGGACGTTCCGCCCGGAGCATTGGCCTTGGAGCGCGCGGAGCAAAAGAACATTGACGGTTGGGTGGAAAGAAGAAGACAAAAAGCTCTCTTGCGAAAAGAAGAAGAGTAA
- a CDS encoding RidA family protein codes for MFSDYEREEYLLKQEVSTNAAPAAIGPYSQAIRVGDFVYTAGQIAADPATGKLVEGDIKAQTRQALTNVKAILEAAGTSLANVVKTTVFLRDMADFGAMNEVYAEFFTEPFPARSAIGVAALPRDAQVEIETVAVLPQTN; via the coding sequence ATGTTTAGTGATTACGAAAGGGAGGAATATCTGTTGAAACAAGAAGTGTCTACCAATGCTGCGCCGGCAGCCATCGGACCTTATTCGCAGGCTATCCGAGTAGGAGACTTTGTCTACACGGCAGGCCAGATCGCGGCTGATCCGGCCACTGGGAAGCTGGTGGAAGGGGATATCAAGGCCCAAACCCGGCAAGCGTTGACCAATGTCAAAGCGATTCTGGAGGCAGCAGGAACATCGCTGGCCAATGTGGTCAAGACCACCGTGTTCTTGCGAGACATGGCTGACTTTGGCGCTATGAATGAAGTGTACGCAGAGTTTTTCACCGAGCCCTTTCCCGCTCGCTCGGCTATTGGGGTGGCGGCCCTGCCCAGGGACGCGCAAGTAGAGATAGAGACTGTAGCTGTTCTTCCGCAGACAAATTAA
- the ychF gene encoding redox-regulated ATPase YchF, which yields MRVGIVGLPNVGKSTLFNALTQASVPAENYPFCTIEPNVGRTAVPDRRLQQLAELIQPEKVVPATVDFVDIAGLVKGASQGEGLGNQFLGQIRDVDAIVEVVRCFQATDVAHVSGVLDPQADIETIELELILADLEVVNRRLAKLERQLKSGERRYIKAHDYLNNLRSYLESGQAARQAPAVPAELQAELGDLNLLTAKPLLLVANVSEEGLTGESAHCWEMVDQAARERGAGALWLAARLEEELWELEPDERAMFLAELDLPEPGLNRLIAESYKLLDLVTFFTTTGGHEVRAWPIRRGTSALKAAGKIHTDMERGFIRAEVVAQKDLTRAGSCAAAQKDGLVRLEGRDYQVQDGDVIHFRFNV from the coding sequence ATGCGGGTAGGGATTGTGGGCCTTCCCAACGTCGGCAAGTCAACGTTGTTTAATGCCCTGACCCAGGCTTCGGTCCCAGCCGAGAATTATCCGTTTTGCACCATCGAGCCTAACGTAGGCCGCACGGCAGTGCCGGATCGGCGCCTCCAGCAGTTGGCTGAGTTGATCCAACCGGAAAAAGTGGTCCCAGCGACAGTGGATTTCGTCGATATCGCCGGTTTAGTCAAAGGTGCCAGCCAGGGAGAGGGTTTAGGGAACCAGTTTCTGGGCCAGATCCGTGATGTAGATGCCATTGTGGAAGTGGTTCGTTGTTTTCAGGCCACTGACGTGGCCCACGTGAGCGGCGTCTTGGATCCGCAAGCTGACATTGAGACTATTGAACTGGAACTTATTCTAGCCGATCTGGAGGTGGTTAATCGTCGCCTGGCTAAGCTGGAACGCCAACTAAAAAGCGGTGAGCGCCGCTATATAAAAGCCCATGATTATCTTAACAACCTCCGCAGCTATCTTGAGTCCGGTCAGGCTGCCAGGCAGGCACCGGCTGTACCGGCCGAGCTTCAGGCTGAACTAGGCGATCTGAATCTGCTCACGGCAAAACCGCTGCTTTTGGTAGCCAATGTGAGCGAAGAAGGGCTCACCGGTGAGAGCGCCCACTGCTGGGAAATGGTGGACCAGGCGGCAAGGGAGCGTGGGGCTGGCGCTTTATGGTTAGCCGCTCGGCTGGAAGAAGAGCTATGGGAGCTGGAACCAGATGAACGAGCTATGTTCCTGGCCGAATTAGACTTACCGGAGCCAGGCCTCAACCGGTTGATAGCCGAAAGCTACAAACTATTAGATCTGGTCACTTTCTTTACCACCACCGGCGGGCATGAAGTAAGGGCTTGGCCGATCAGGCGCGGTACCAGTGCGCTGAAAGCGGCGGGCAAGATCCACACTGATATGGAACGGGGTTTTATCCGAGCCGAAGTGGTTGCTCAGAAAGATCTGACCAGAGCCGGTTCCTGTGCCGCTGCCCAAAAAGACGGTCTCGTGCGGCTAGAAGGGCGCGATTACCAGGTACAAGACGGTGACGTGATCCATTTTAGGTTCAATGTTTAG
- the purR gene encoding pur operon repressor, translated as MDRRSRGERLVVVTRYLVEHPYQLIPLSWFADKLGVAKSSLSEDVGLIKRTLGETGDGFIETVSGAAGGVRYVPDLSGQGARELVLELAATLAEEKRYLPGGFLYLTDLLFTPALMERVGRVFAARFRSLEPEWVVTMETKGIPVALSTARALGVPAVIIRRESRVTEGPAVSINYLSGSTRRIQTMSLPRRALSPGARVVLVDDFMRAGGTARGMMDLMAEFGATVLATGVLVALKEPQTKLVPDFFSLLVLEETPEKGHELVVRPAAWLEGG; from the coding sequence TTGGACAGGCGGAGCCGAGGAGAGCGACTGGTGGTCGTGACCCGCTATTTAGTTGAACATCCATACCAGCTGATCCCCTTGAGTTGGTTTGCTGACAAACTGGGGGTGGCGAAATCAAGTTTAAGCGAGGATGTAGGCCTGATTAAGCGGACGTTGGGCGAGACAGGGGATGGTTTTATCGAGACTGTATCCGGGGCGGCCGGCGGGGTTCGCTATGTGCCTGACCTTAGCGGTCAGGGGGCCCGTGAGCTGGTACTGGAATTGGCCGCCACCTTGGCGGAAGAAAAACGCTATCTACCGGGCGGTTTCTTGTATTTGACCGACTTGTTGTTTACCCCTGCTCTCATGGAGCGGGTAGGCCGGGTATTTGCTGCCCGTTTCCGCTCCCTAGAGCCCGAGTGGGTCGTGACCATGGAAACTAAAGGTATCCCGGTAGCTTTATCCACAGCGCGGGCCCTGGGCGTGCCGGCGGTGATCATACGGCGGGAAAGCAGGGTAACAGAGGGGCCGGCGGTAAGCATTAATTATCTGTCCGGTTCCACTCGTCGCATCCAAACCATGTCGTTGCCGCGGCGAGCCCTGTCTCCAGGTGCTCGGGTGGTATTGGTGGATGACTTCATGCGTGCCGGTGGTACGGCCCGGGGTATGATGGATCTCATGGCCGAATTTGGAGCTACCGTGCTGGCCACAGGGGTGTTGGTGGCCCTAAAAGAGCCCCAGACAAAGTTGGTCCCGGATTTCTTTTCTCTATTGGTACTGGAAGAAACCCCAGAGAAAGGACATGAGCTTGTGGTGAGGCCGGCTGCCTGGCTGGAAGGGGGATAA
- a CDS encoding NTP transferase domain-containing protein, with the protein MKGVIQVVKALILAGAPNTKKLTAVSPESYEALIPIAGRPMVDFVVAALEDSSSVEQIVIVGPEELGYLKRGKVSTLIPSGTTLIENFRRGLEKFEPNELVLVATADIPLLTTAAVEDFLTQARTEAADFYYSIIEKKVGEAKYPDSKRTYVRLKDGTFTGGNLLLLYPHILERGWDWAEEMYRLRKEPIKMCRLLGWGFFVQLLLGRLTIDSLENRFKQILGATGKAVISPYPEIGIDVDKPDDYQLALKYIGDSNPIAM; encoded by the coding sequence GTGAAAGGGGTAATACAAGTGGTGAAAGCATTGATTCTGGCGGGAGCGCCGAATACCAAGAAACTGACGGCGGTGAGTCCGGAATCATATGAAGCTTTGATCCCAATAGCGGGCCGTCCCATGGTGGATTTTGTGGTAGCTGCGCTGGAGGACAGTTCTTCTGTAGAGCAGATAGTTATTGTGGGGCCGGAGGAACTGGGCTACCTTAAACGGGGAAAAGTGTCCACGCTGATCCCAAGCGGCACCACCTTGATAGAGAACTTCCGCCGGGGGCTGGAGAAGTTTGAGCCGAATGAATTAGTGCTGGTGGCAACAGCGGACATTCCGCTGCTGACCACAGCAGCAGTTGAAGATTTTTTGACCCAGGCCAGGACAGAGGCCGCAGATTTTTACTATTCCATTATTGAAAAGAAGGTAGGCGAAGCCAAATACCCCGATTCCAAACGAACCTATGTACGGCTTAAGGACGGAACATTCACCGGCGGCAATTTATTGCTCCTTTATCCGCACATTTTGGAGCGGGGTTGGGACTGGGCGGAAGAGATGTATCGGTTACGCAAAGAGCCGATCAAGATGTGTCGCTTGTTGGGCTGGGGATTCTTTGTTCAGCTTCTGCTGGGACGGCTTACCATCGACAGCTTAGAAAATAGGTTCAAGCAGATATTGGGAGCCACCGGCAAAGCTGTTATTTCGCCCTATCCCGAGATTGGGATCGACGTGGATAAACCGGATGACTACCAGTTGGCGCTCAAGTATATCGGCGATAGCAATCCCATCGCTATGTGA
- a CDS encoding GntR family transcriptional regulator — protein sequence MRKLLNVNFDLDSFVPLREGVYQALRAAIVEGDLSPGQHLAEQQLAEELGVSRTPVREALRRLALEGFVVMVPRRGAYVGGLSLKDMNDVFELRMALEGLAAYLAAQRITPQEIATLKGLLDQLEAAIASGIREDVIDADTRFHALIYSASRNRRLINIVGNLSDQIQGFRLQSLFAPGRLKDTVREHKQLVMALERRDSAEARKLAVRHIREAEVSLLKGREKTTGSGERGNTSGESIDSGGSAEYQETDGGESGII from the coding sequence ATGAGAAAGCTGTTAAATGTTAATTTTGATCTGGACTCGTTTGTCCCCTTGCGCGAAGGAGTCTACCAGGCTTTGCGAGCGGCGATAGTGGAAGGCGATCTGTCCCCGGGTCAACATCTGGCGGAACAGCAGCTAGCTGAAGAATTGGGAGTTAGTCGGACCCCGGTACGGGAAGCCTTGCGGAGGTTGGCCCTGGAAGGTTTCGTGGTGATGGTGCCCCGCCGGGGAGCCTACGTGGGCGGGTTGTCCCTAAAAGACATGAACGATGTTTTTGAGCTGCGCATGGCACTGGAGGGCCTGGCCGCTTATTTGGCCGCTCAGAGGATCACTCCCCAAGAGATAGCCACACTTAAAGGGTTGTTAGATCAACTTGAGGCAGCGATAGCTTCGGGTATTAGGGAAGATGTGATTGATGCCGATACCCGTTTTCATGCTCTGATTTATTCGGCCAGCCGCAACCGTCGTCTGATTAACATCGTGGGTAATTTATCAGACCAGATTCAGGGTTTTCGGCTGCAGTCGCTGTTTGCTCCGGGCCGTCTCAAGGATACGGTGCGGGAACATAAACAGTTGGTAATGGCTTTGGAGCGTCGCGACAGTGCGGAAGCGCGCAAGCTGGCGGTGAGACATATCCGCGAAGCCGAAGTAAGCTTACTTAAAGGTCGGGAGAAGACAACCGGTTCAGGTGAAAGGGGTAATACAAGTGGTGAAAGCATTGATTCTGGCGGGAGCGCCGAATACCAAGAAACTGACGGCGGTGAGTCCGGAATCATATGA
- a CDS encoding 4-(cytidine 5'-diphospho)-2-C-methyl-D-erythritol kinase, with protein sequence MLYFPAWAKLNLGLKVGAQRPDGYHEIKSVMQAVSLADRVELEAKDNGISLEVVGAELPTDGRNLAVRAAQLVRDRFQVAKGVHIKLTKNIPLAAGLAGGSADAAAVLYGLNRYWQLNLGLKDLVPLAADLGSDVPFALLGGTGLAEGRGEVVSTLVPLPRCYFVLACPPVAVSTAWAYNELDRTLLDHHHKVDIDALLAGLERRDLGQMAALLANSFEPVVMAHFPLIRDIKETLLAAGALAALMSGSGPTVYGLFAGWEEANAAVSVLDTAATTYVVEPVSVGAGRLIEE encoded by the coding sequence TTGCTGTACTTTCCCGCTTGGGCCAAACTGAACCTGGGGCTGAAAGTGGGTGCCCAGCGCCCGGATGGCTATCACGAGATCAAAAGTGTGATGCAGGCGGTTTCTTTAGCCGACCGGGTGGAGCTGGAAGCAAAGGACAACGGGATCAGCCTGGAAGTGGTGGGGGCCGAGCTTCCTACCGATGGCCGCAACCTAGCTGTTCGAGCTGCTCAGTTAGTCCGAGACCGATTTCAAGTGGCAAAAGGCGTTCACATAAAGCTGACCAAGAATATTCCTCTGGCGGCCGGGTTGGCCGGTGGTAGTGCCGATGCGGCGGCGGTGTTGTACGGCCTCAATCGGTACTGGCAGCTTAACCTTGGTCTTAAGGACCTGGTACCATTGGCGGCTGACCTTGGCAGTGATGTGCCCTTTGCCTTGTTAGGAGGAACCGGTCTCGCAGAGGGGCGCGGGGAAGTTGTCTCAACTTTGGTACCGCTGCCACGCTGCTATTTTGTCTTGGCTTGTCCGCCGGTTGCTGTTTCTACCGCCTGGGCCTATAATGAATTGGACCGCACTTTACTTGATCACCACCACAAAGTAGATATAGATGCTTTGCTGGCCGGGCTCGAGCGGAGAGACCTGGGCCAAATGGCCGCTCTTTTAGCCAACAGTTTTGAACCGGTGGTGATGGCCCATTTTCCCCTAATAAGAGACATAAAAGAGACCCTGCTGGCAGCGGGGGCTCTAGCGGCACTGATGTCCGGTAGCGGACCCACGGTATATGGACTGTTTGCCGGGTGGGAAGAGGCCAACGCTGCTGTTTCCGTTTTGGACACTGCGGCTACTACTTATGTAGTTGAACCGGTGTCTGTAGGTGCCGGGCGACTGATTGAGGAGTGA